One segment of Prinia subflava isolate CZ2003 ecotype Zambia chromosome 11, Cam_Psub_1.2, whole genome shotgun sequence DNA contains the following:
- the AMMECR1L gene encoding AMMECR1-like protein, whose translation MGKRRCVPPLEPKLAAGCCGVKKPKLSGSGTHSHGNQTTTVPSSSSGPLQNHQHPDGNNGRENVSDLTLGPGNSPITRMNPTSGALSPLSRPNGTANSTKNLVVTAEMCCYCFDVLYCHLYGFPQPRLPRFTNDPYPLFVTWKTGRDKRLRGCIGTFSAMNLHSGLREYTLTSALKDSRFPPLTREELPKLFCSVSLLTNFEDASDYLDWEVGIHGIRIEFINEKGVKRTATYLPEVAKEQDWDQIQTIDSLLRKGGFKAPITNDFRKTIKLTRYRSEKVTISYAEYMASRQHCFQNGTLHAPPLYNHYS comes from the exons ATGGGAAAAAGACGCTGTGTTCCTCCACTTGAGCCCAAGCTGGCAGCTGGCTGTTGTGGGGTGAAGAAGCCCAAATTGTCTGGGAGTGGAACACACAGTCATGGGAATCAGACCACAACCGTACCGAGCTCCAGTTCAGGTCCTCTTCAGAACCACCAGCATCCAGATGGGAATAATGGAAGGGAGAACGTATCTGACTTGACTTTGGGCCCAGGAAATTCCCCAATTACTCGAATGAATCCCACTTCAGGAGCTCTGAGCCCACTCTCTCGGCCCAATGGAACTGCCAACAGCACCAAGAACCTGGTGGTGACAGCAGAGATGTGCTGCTACTGCTTTGATGTGCTCTACTGTCATCTCTACGGGTTCCCTCAGCCACGGCTTCCTCGATTTACCAATGACCCCTA tcCACTCTTTGTGACGTGGAAGACGGGGCGAGACAAGCGGCTTCGTGGCTGCATCGGGACCTTCTCAGCCATGAATCTTCACTCAGGACTCAGGGAATATACATTAACCAG TGCACTTAAGGACAGCCGATTTCCCCCCCTGACCCGCGAGGAGCTGCCCAAACTCTTCTGCTCTGTCTCCCTCCTCACTAACTTTGAGGATGCCAGTGACTACCTGGACTGGGAG GTTGGAATCCATGGGATCAGGATAGAGTTCATCAATGAGAAAGGTGTCAAACGCACAGCCACGTATTTACCTGAGGTTGCTAAGGAACAAG ACTGGGATCAGATCCAGACCATAGACTCCTTACTCAGGAAAGGTGGCTTTAAGGCTCCCATTACCAATGATTTTAGGAAAACAATTAAACTTACCAG GTACCGCAGTGAGAAGGTGACAATCAGTTACGCAGAGTACATGGCCTCCCGCCAGCATTGTTTCCAGAATGGCACCCTTCATGCCCCTCCCCTCTACAATCATTACTCCTGA